A part of Arachis hypogaea cultivar Tifrunner chromosome 12, arahy.Tifrunner.gnm2.J5K5, whole genome shotgun sequence genomic DNA contains:
- the LOC140176690 gene encoding uncharacterized protein: MSSSETVEKYFTRVIDLVNKMRVCGEDMPDRKVVEKILHTMSMKYDHVVTTILESHDMDTMKIAELQETMESHISRILEKSEKSTEEALKSRVNLNNVVESSHDSVKLLLKFGNITKIPIKEKWHIPIRLKDGSLSYISNVFYAPQLDYNLLSIRQLSEKGYKMITYRGYCTVFDNNGRFIDKSKMTSNRMFPLKIQHVNPSCMSSVILDENWL, encoded by the exons ATGTCTAGCTCAGAAACTGTTGAGAAATATTTTACTCGTGTTATAGATCTTGTCAATAAGATGAGAGTCTGTGGAGAAGATATGCCCGATAGGAAAGTGGTAGAGAAAATTCTTCACACCATGTCGATGAAGTATGACCATGTGGTGACTACGATACTAGAGTCCCACGATATGGACACCATGAAGATTGCAGAGTTGCAGGAAACCATGGAAAGCCACATCAGCAGAATACTAGAGAAGTCAGAAAAATCAACCGAGGAAGCCCTGAAAAGTCGAGTGAATTTAAACAATGTTGTAGAATCAAGCC ATGATTCAGTCAAACTATTATTGAAGTTTGGTAATATTACAAAGATCCCTATTAAAGAAAAATGGCACATACCAATTAGATTGAAGGATGGTTCTCTGAGTTATATTTCTAATGTTTTCTATGCTCCTCAACTTGATTACAATTTATTAAGTATAAGGCAATTATCTGAGAAGGGATATAAGATGATAACTTATCGTGGATATTGCACTGTATTTGACAACAATGGAAGGTTCATAGATAAATCAAAGATGACTTCAAACAGAATGTTTCCGttaaaaattcaacatgttaATCCCTCTTGCATGAGTTCTGTGATACTTGATGAAAACTGGCTGTGA